From Punica granatum isolate Tunisia-2019 chromosome 1, ASM765513v2, whole genome shotgun sequence:
ATCGCTCTGTCTGTCTCTCTCAGCTTCACATGAGAGGATGTGGAAGGGAAGAAGGGAAGAAAGGGCTAAGTCAAAGGCCAAAGATGCAAAAAATTTCCTGTGCAGAAGTTCAAAAGTGGGACCCCACCACTCAAAAGGCCAATCCTcgcatgtatatatagacatgGAGTCCCTCTCATATGTATCATTTCAAGATACCAACACAGCCATAATCAAGAGATCTGCTAAGAGAGATCATCAGTGCCAGCAGATATCTAGTTCTAGCGAGCTATTTTCGCATATAGAGAGTTGATTGATGGCGAAGAACGGGTGCTTGTGCCTCTGGTCAGTGTTGAGCGTAGTGCTTATCTTGGTCTCGCTACAGTCTTGCCTCGTAAACGGGCGAGCGCTCAGACAATTAGAGACGACCAGGCCAAGTTCGACGATTGGTGATGATATCAGGGGCTGTGGACAAGAAGATGGAGATGCAAGTGGGTCGAGCTCCATTATCGGGATGGCTTCCTTTGTTGTTTCTTCTAACAACGAGACAAGCCGGTTCTCGGTGTTCAGGAGCTTGGCATTTAAGCTGGCATCAGGACCCAGTAGAAGGGGTCCCGGCCACTGATTTGCTGCTAGTTCCTGCAGAATGTTTGCTTCCCCCGGTTTTCGATTAATTTCCATCTTGAGCTTCTGTTCCttatttagtttcttttttttttttctgttcgATTCTTTCTACGAACAGATTATGGAGACTGATTTGGATAGGTTTGAACATATAGGATTACGATAGTCCGAAGCGATTCTCATACATGCAAGATGTAACTTCATTATCTCTAATATACAAAGTTAGACAGTTGCACACTTGGATTCAATTCTTTTCTTAAATTCCATTAGCTTAGGCTATGGTATGTTCGAGATTTTCACAACTCTCATTCTATCGTCAGCAGAGCGGTATGGCCATATAAACCGGGACAGCAGACGAGTCAATTGTACGAGAATTCAAGACTTCCATTTCGTTTCGACTCCTTGCTAGTCCATGTCatctaataaaaataagtgaaaTCTCGAGTCTTGAATTCGAACGAACTTGCTGCACAGTTGGGACTGGCACGAAACCTCTCGAGTTTATGATAATATTCTCCTGCGAACCTTCCCAGCTTCTCGGAAATTCCGCCCGCACATGCACGGCCTCTTCTGAATGACCTCCAGAGTTCTCACAGTTGAGATGCAAAGGTCACTGGTCACTGGTATAATTAGGTGGGCGGGGTCAACATATTCCTACTACTTAAGTGTGCCATGGAGAAAGAGACGAGGTGTGATGACCTAACGCCTGCCTCTGGAGTCAAAAAAGGAAGATTTAGATTATGAGGATGGATTCAGGCCCAGGGGACTGGTTTTCTCCTGACCAACATTGACAATTACGTGTGCAATTATCgcgttaattaattattaaaacataaatcatcatgtaattaattattaaacaCTAATCAAACATTCAAATCATTTCATGAACCGCGAGGATTATCGGTCAAACTCTTCCCCTACGAGAGGTAGATCATCAGTCAAATGCTCGCTAATGGTTTGTGTGTTTTCCGTTTCCCCCTAAAATTAGGTTCATGAATAGCGGATTGCTCTCCCACGTTTGAGGAGAAAGGTCGTTCCGACCAGACGGTTCCTTCTGGGTTCGGGCTGATGCCTTCCTTGGAACCATAGAATTTTCCGTCATGTTAGTAATTGCTACTGTATAGCTACCGTATACTAACAAAATACACTCATTCAGCAGAGCATAGCTACTGCAccttaaggaaaaggataactcCACAAATGTTTTTTCTCTTTGCATCACTTATTAGCAATCACAAAGACATACGCACAAACAACACGATGAAAACAAGCTTATTCTGTTTAGTGTGAATGTCACTTCAGGTTTATCGACTGCGATGCAACAAGAGGTGTTTGGTCAAAGAAAATGAGCTGCTGGCAATAAAAATATACCAAATGTGCCTCACTCAACTCCCAAGCAGGAGACACTAAGAACACCAAAGGAGGAAAACATTGATTTGACCATCAAGTTGTATGGCTTACTCTTACACATCGATCATCTATGGAATATTAAAATGTTACCACTAGGGCCCCTTGCTAATGACAAGATCAAGAATTATCACTGTCCTTAACTTCAGCAGCTTCAGAGGGAAACTTTTCTTTCTCATCCTGGCTGGTAACGTGATGCAGAATGACAAGCTCCAATCGAAATCTTGAGAGGAGATATAAGAGAAAGCAATCCCATTTCCTAGAACAAATGTTTCGCACAAATTACACAAGGCACAGAAAATTATCTGATCAATGCTGACTACAACTGGATGTCATGAACCAGCTCCTCTTGAATGAATGCAATCAAAACAGGGGAATCAAAAACAGAAATGGAAGTCAAGCAGTCCAATGAAAACCTAATTACGTATGGCAATCGTACTCTGTGATTTTTCCGTTCCTCTCCACTAAGCATCATGATGCCCAATGAATAAGAGCACGAGAAGCAGTATAACCTAAGAAAACACAATGTCCTTATCTAAGAGAGCATCATTTCCGTTGTCCTAAGCATCTTCAGGGCAGCCCCTTCTCCCCTATGCTTAAGGCCATCGTCTACCGGAAGAAGCAGATAATCAGTAGACAGAAACCATCCTTCCATCATCAGCTAAATCAACGGAAAGCACCCTACACCATACTCTCTCACAACATCTCGACTCAATCAACAAAGAAAACGCAACTAGATCACTGACCCCGTAAGCACAGCAAGCACCAGCAACTGATGCATTGCTCGTAAACTGAATCGACTGGTGCCCATAAGTAGGGGAATACGGTGGTGTGCAGTTTCTACCTATAAACCATCGACTCGAAACTCATACCCTAAAAGAGAACATCATCCATTAAAGGAAAATATTTCCAGAAAATGTACAAAGCCCAGCTGCCTTAATTAAGTTCGCATACTATTACTTTCATACTCAGAACATTCTGATTAGAGTCAACACGAAGGTGAAATGAGCTTCGAGTTCGGATATTTCCCGATCTCAGAACGATGATAGTAATCCATATTTAACATAATGAACATAATCGTCATGATAATGGCAAAGGATCTCAAAACTCGCCAATGGAGCCTCAAATGTACCATTCAGAATCCATGTAGAGCTAGCATAACCACAACAACAGAAAACGGAAACCCTAACCTAGGCCTCTGACTCAACCGTAGAAGCGACTTCCTCGGATGCAGTGGCGGCAGGGCCCATCTCCGAGCTCTGATTCAGCTCGGCGCTCTCGGCCGGCGTGGCGGGAGGGGCGGCCGAGGGGGAGCGCGACTTGACGCACTCCAGCATCCGCTTGCTCACCTCCTTGGAGTAGATCTGGAGGATCTCGATTCCGTCGTCGTCGGCGGCAGCGGCACCGCCGGCGGCCGCGAACGCCTCCTCCTCGATTTGGCGGGCGGTGGATGCGGCCTCCTCCTGGGGGATCGTGCCGTACCGCTTCGAGAGGACGGAGGGGGTGGACAGCGTCTCGATGAGGCGCGTGATGACGGCGTCGCGCGTGCGCTGGGAGGGGGGCCAGATACTGAATGTCACGTTGGGTGTGACCGGAGCGGGCTTCTTCTGCTCCTGCGGCGTCTCCTCCATCTCTGGCGGTGGCTGGGGCTGAGTCTGATCGGACGAGTTGGGAGTGGGGGACTCAACGTCGGACATGGTTAGGGCAAGTCAGGGCGAAAACTCTTCGAACTTCGGAGTGATTTTGGGATTAGAATATGGGATATGAAGGGCCGTGCAGCGATCAGGTGCGGGACACGTAGTGAAGGTGAGCAATTCGTGTCGCCTGATGATGCTGACGCTTCACCTCTTTACTTAGATCCGACGGTTGACGTTTTACCTTTTTGCTCATTAGTGTCGAAATATTTGCCTGCCTCTCTCCGTTTcactatcaaaaaaaaaaaaaaaagatttgcctctcttttcatttttcttccctctttttctctttttcttcttttcttcttttctttggcCAAGACGTGCCTTTTTGTCTTTGTAACTTTGAAGGCACTCTTCCCTTCCTTGTGTGAGATACAAACTTTTTTGCATTTTAAACATATGaagtttccatttttattgGATTTGTGGTCATATCTCATATGGTCGTCCATTCGATTAGTTCACCTCACTTGGATAGTTAAAAGCAGACCAATCACGTACAGTCAGTCATCATGACtctaataattattatgaCAAGTCACGATTGAAATTAAGATTGAAGTAACGCAATAAAACGGTGAAATTAAACGGATGAAATGAGATAAGCATGTGGAAGTTGAAAGAGTATGTAACACAAAGTAGTTTGGAACGTTTCCAATCCTTGTTAAGACACATTTGCTTGGAACAATCTAGGACTTCAAGGGCAGTACTAATCAGAGTAAAGAAAGGGCCCGAGAAAGCCATCAACCTGAGGGCAAACCCAGATCCAGGGCACTGCCTCCTTCCACATCCAAATGGAATGAACCCGAACTTAAGCCCTTCACTCCCCCGATTAGTGCAGTCCTAGAACCTCTCCAGCTTGAATTCATTGGGGTCTTCACATATTCCGGGATACCGCGTGGAACACAGTATCCATCCGACTGTGCACTCTTCCAAGGACTCGCGTGGGGGTTTGATGGGAGCCGTGCAGCCAAGACGGAGCGATTCCTTGATGATGCAGTTGAGGTAGGGAAGTCCCAGAATGTCGGAATCGTCTACTAGTCGGGAACTCCCAACTCTTTCATCGATCTAGTTCCTTGCTTTAGATAAGATTTCTGGGTGTGAAATTAGTTGCGAGACTGCGAATTCCGGTGTCATGTCTGATGTGTCTGTCCCTGCTATGAGCATAACCTGTGCAGTAACACCTAGAGATGAACATGATTTTCCTAATCTAATTTTCGTCAAAAAGTGATATAACATTAATTAACAGCATGCTCGAATCAGAATGGGTAAAGTTCAAGGAACATTGAACTTTCAAGAGTCATCCGTATAGAACTCGGGCTCAGATTCCTGCAACTTCATCATAACATCGATAACTATGGCAAGGCCTGTCGAAGCCCCCAAAATAAAATCGGTTTCCCTAAAACTTGTAGTAAGAAAATGGGTGAGAACCGAGTCGAAATCCCAAAGGAGGCTAAGGGATTCTCTAAACCAATGAGCTAGCAAAAGTAACGAAATGggaattttgataatcaaaaaattaaattatagcaaaaacaatttaaaagtgTAAGGGAGAGTGAGTAATCAATAATCGGGAGACGTATGACTTGAGTTCAGAAACCACCTAGCGTTTGATTGATCATAGAAGCAtcaaaatgtaaatttcagcAACTGAGAATCAAGTTCCCACGACCGCAAGAAATCAACTAGCATCTAAATTCTAACTAGTCAAAACACTGTCTAACTAGCAAGTTCATCAAGTAGTTAACAAGGTATCGACCGATTCCCTAATTAACTAAGCAACGGCTTTAAGCACAAGGATGCCTTAACTCGAGCAATTAATCGATTCGTCAATTAATTGACTCATCCTATCATTCTCTAACCAATTAGGGCAGCAACTACCGTTCGTTCCTAATTAGTCTTGCTTCGAATCGATTTCTACAAACACCGTAGTAGTCGTCGATAAGCTAACTTACAAATGTCCTATTCACGACCGTGAGAGAATACTTGTAACAATAACATTCAAAAATGAATAAGTGctgaaatcaaaatattaaaacatGCTCCTCACAATCAAACTGTGAGGTTTCCGTTTTCAAGTCAAACGAAACGAATTAGCCACACATGGCTATGCATGAATCCATGAAAATTGATGATCGTCGGAAGAACACTCCGCAGCCGCCTGCCTCCTTTCCCAGttttttttctccaaaaaCTAAAAAACCCTAAACCTAGATGATCCTTAGGTTTATATATCTCCCTCAAAAATAGGAAACAATAATGAACCTATCCCTAAAGATTTCCTAAAAACTCCCACTGTAACTGAAGGGGAATCCTTAGATTTGCAAATAAATCGGGGATTGATTATGAACTTTCTCTCGGATCGGTTGTGCATACTTGCAAGTTCCATCTTGATACTTCAGTGGTCTCCAATTCATCCCGAATATACATCAAATTGCCTCCAACTCTTTTCTCACACAAGTTTTCCTAGAAACCGTCATCCAAGGATGAGATACCatgaaaataacataaaaccAAGTCTAAGTTGTACCCATTTTATGGACAAATCCTCCCTTATCACTCTGGCATTCATCCTCGTCACGTCTAGAAGGAGAGGAAGGGAATTTCTTCCTGTGATTTTCTGTCATCCTCTGCATGAACTCATCCCTTCTCTTGTGAATTCTCAAGAACCTCTTTTCCAGTCCATGAAAACTTAACCACCTTAGCCATGGAAAGTAGTCGCAGACAGTTGCCTCAAGCGTCGGACTGAAAATCCCTCTTATATTCTCCAATTCACCTGAATCATTGCCCGAAAAACACATCACAGGACGGTTAATCACAAGCAAAAATGATTTTGATGCTCTTagatttccttttttcttttttaactcaTGTTAGAGTGCAGTGTCTCGGAAAAATCGAAAACCTTCTCCAAGTTTTTCCGGATCGACTAGAGAGACCATGAACCCGATAGTCCGTAACTTTGATTGTCTCCGAGCCAAGTTCACCTAGACGGAAATAACGGAAATATCTGCTTCCGTCAACCATCCTGATCATTATATTGAAAGTCAACACATAGAACAAAGATTTGACTTCCACTTTCTTGGAGCCACCCTCCTCCATCAGTTCTTTCACTATTAGCCGAATCTCCTCTGTCCGGATGCTAGCCAAAGCAGCAATTCGGGCAGCCGAGAATATCTCGATGGCAGAAAAGCGGCGGAGGTTCTGCCAGCATTGGCCATAGGGGACAGACCCCAACCCGGAGAAGCCACACTCCAGAGGCTTCCCGGAGGAGAGCTGCTGGTGAATCGAGAACACTATGTCGTTTTTTGTGAAGCAGTCCTCGACTAGAGGACCATCTGAAACCACCAGGACCTTCCTCGAGATCAGTCAGCGAATGATCCGACCATACTTGTGGGACAAGCTGCGGAAGGCCTCATGAAGATGCGGACATGACCAAGTAGGGGCAGAGCCAGGGGACTTGATGGCAGTTTCCGGCTCAGCATAGTCTTGGAAGTGATTCTCTTGGGGAGTATGAGCAATAAATGTAGGAAGAACACAAGAAGGTATCGAAGAGCTTCCACGATCAATGAAGACAGCTTCTGATTTGCACCCTTTGACTTTTTATTTGATAAGTTACT
This genomic window contains:
- the LOC116192385 gene encoding MFP1 attachment factor 1-like: MSDVESPTPNSSDQTQPQPPPEMEETPQEQKKPAPVTPNVTFSIWPPSQRTRDAVITRLIETLSTPSVLSKRYGTIPQEEAASTARQIEEEAFAAAGGAAAADDDGIEILQIYSKEVSKRMLECVKSRSPSAAPPATPAESAELNQSSEMGPAATASEEVASTVESEA
- the LOC116203046 gene encoding cytochrome P450 81C13-like, whose translation is MLSRKLPSSPLALPLLGHVRIFMRPSAACPTNGPLVEDCFTKNDIVFSIHQQLSSGKPLECGFSGLGSVPYGQCWQNLRRFSAIEIFSAARIAALASIRTEEIRLIVKELMEEGGSKKVEVKSLFYVLTFNIMIRMVDGSRYFRYFRLGELGSETIKVTDYRVHGELENIRGIFSPTLEATVCDYFPWLRWLSFHGLEKRFLRIHKRRDEFMQRMTENHRKKFPSSPSRRDEDECQSDKGGFVHKMGTT